A stretch of Desulfobacter hydrogenophilus DNA encodes these proteins:
- a CDS encoding GxxExxY protein, giving the protein MTENEIAKLIVDASIQVHKETGPGLLETVYEVLLKHELESRGLKVDRQISIPINYKGIKFQQGFKADLIVEDKVIIELKSVETISKAHKKQVLTYLKLTDKKLGFLLNFGEALMKDGITRLINGTIQ; this is encoded by the coding sequence ATGACAGAAAACGAAATAGCGAAATTAATCGTAGACGCATCAATACAAGTTCATAAAGAAACAGGCCCGGGTCTGCTCGAAACAGTATACGAAGTCTTGCTGAAACACGAACTCGAATCAAGGGGCCTAAAAGTGGACCGCCAAATTTCCATTCCCATAAATTATAAAGGAATTAAATTCCAGCAGGGCTTCAAGGCGGATCTCATTGTTGAGGATAAAGTCATCATAGAACTGAAATCCGTGGAAACCATATCAAAAGCACACAAAAAACAGGTACTCACATACCTGAAACTGACTGATAAAAAACTTGGTTTTCTCCTCAACTTCGGTGAGGCACTAATGAAAGACGGCATTACCCGCCTAATCAACGGAACCATCCAATAA
- a CDS encoding RNA-binding domain-containing protein → MTHAAVNKVKALIEQGENQFIEFKEQKVHPDSIAKEMAAFANTQGGTILIGVSDQAGICGVDDSKNWEEWVANIYRYNIIPAIQADCLIVVIDGKKIVVIDIPKGSDKPYQTNKNLYHIRIGSTSRVASQAELMRMFQHAGMFQYDLTGVENTSLKHLNMTAISSYFQRYEIDIDDEKDVTSLLINTDVLTDKKNVTVAGLLIFGTYPQKFLKNSSISYAHFAGTGLNDELIDRQVIEGTLSFQVDTALSVVKHNIMEASKIEKAKRVVKTTRYPDKVFRELLVNACVHRNYAIHGSRIRILQFDDRIEFISPGRLPNTVTIEKLKNGVSYAVNPVIVKFMENLRYIDKLGRGIPMVCHEARRLGFEPIFQETGEEFQAILPLRKAFA, encoded by the coding sequence ATGACTCATGCGGCAGTCAACAAAGTCAAAGCACTGATTGAGCAAGGGGAGAATCAGTTCATTGAATTTAAAGAGCAGAAAGTTCATCCGGATTCCATTGCCAAAGAAATGGCTGCTTTTGCCAATACCCAGGGCGGAACGATTCTAATCGGTGTCAGTGATCAGGCAGGGATCTGTGGGGTGGATGATTCAAAAAACTGGGAAGAATGGGTAGCCAATATATACAGGTATAATATTATTCCCGCTATCCAGGCAGATTGCCTCATTGTTGTGATTGACGGCAAAAAGATCGTTGTTATCGATATTCCCAAAGGAAGCGATAAACCTTACCAGACCAACAAAAACTTATATCATATCCGAATCGGATCTACCAGCCGGGTGGCGTCACAGGCTGAACTGATGCGCATGTTTCAGCATGCAGGGATGTTTCAGTATGACTTGACAGGGGTTGAAAATACCTCTTTAAAGCATTTAAACATGACGGCGATTTCGTCGTATTTTCAAAGATATGAAATTGATATTGATGATGAAAAGGATGTGACTTCATTATTAATCAATACTGACGTGCTGACAGACAAAAAGAATGTGACAGTTGCCGGGCTTTTGATTTTTGGTACGTACCCCCAGAAGTTTTTAAAGAATTCAAGTATCAGTTATGCTCATTTTGCCGGAACAGGATTGAATGACGAATTGATTGACCGCCAGGTCATTGAGGGAACTCTATCTTTCCAGGTCGATACAGCTTTGTCTGTTGTCAAACACAATATCATGGAAGCTTCGAAAATAGAAAAAGCAAAGCGGGTTGTCAAAACGACGCGATACCCGGACAAAGTATTCAGGGAACTTCTGGTAAATGCCTGTGTCCATCGCAATTATGCAATCCATGGTTCCAGAATCAGAATTCTACAGTTTGATGACCGGATTGAGTTTATCAGCCCCGGCCGCCTGCCCAATACGGTTACCATTGAAAAATTGAAAAATGGGGTAAGCTATGCGGTTAACCCGGTAATTGTAAAATTTATGGAAAATTTAAGGTATATTGATAAACTTGGCAGGGGGATTCCCATGGTTTGTCATGAAGCCAGACGGCTCGGGTTTGAACCGATTTTCCAGGAAACCGGTGAAGAGTTTCAGGCCATTCTTCCACTGCGAAAAGCCTTTGCGTGA
- a CDS encoding Uma2 family endonuclease, producing the protein MNQSQEKLKMTAEEYLKFERVSEIRHEYYDGEIFAMTGAKVNHKRIGSNINRFLGNQLADRSCDVFLSDMRVKIQGVDKYTYPDVVVVCGDLELEDDQFDTLLNPDVIIEILSNSTELYDRGEKFAHYRLIPSLQEYILISQYHCKVEKFIRGDDGIWRIFDPYTKIDTEIKLESIDCRLLLSEIYHRVKFE; encoded by the coding sequence ATGAATCAATCACAAGAAAAACTCAAGATGACGGCTGAGGAATACCTCAAGTTTGAAAGAGTTTCCGAAATCAGGCATGAGTATTATGATGGTGAAATTTTCGCCATGACGGGTGCAAAGGTAAATCACAAACGGATTGGCAGTAATATTAATCGATTTCTTGGAAACCAGTTGGCAGACAGATCTTGTGATGTTTTCTTAAGCGACATGAGAGTCAAGATTCAGGGGGTTGATAAATATACTTATCCTGATGTGGTGGTTGTTTGTGGTGATCTTGAGTTGGAAGATGATCAATTTGATACCTTATTGAATCCAGATGTTATCATTGAGATCCTTTCAAATTCCACTGAATTATATGATAGAGGGGAGAAATTTGCACATTATCGGCTCATCCCTTCACTTCAGGAATATATCCTAATATCTCAATACCATTGTAAGGTTGAAAAATTCATTCGTGGAGATGATGGTATATGGCGTATATTTGATCCGTATACAAAGATTGACACAGAAATCAAACTTGAATCTATTGATTGCCGGTTATTACTTTCCGAGATTTATCATCGGGTCAAATTCGAATAA
- a CDS encoding nucleotidyltransferase substrate binding protein — translation MKEDIRWKQRFQNYKKALDQLREAVLLHRQRPLSNIERQGFVKAFEFTHELAWKVMKDYFQYQGNTLITGSRDATRESFQNQLITDGESWMGMINTRNRAVHTYDDAMVDRIILNVADVYYNLFIDFEKVMEKLANGK, via the coding sequence ATGAAGGAAGATATCCGCTGGAAGCAGCGGTTCCAAAATTATAAAAAGGCGTTGGATCAACTCAGGGAAGCCGTCTTGCTTCACAGGCAGCGGCCTTTATCCAATATAGAGCGCCAGGGCTTTGTTAAAGCCTTTGAATTCACCCATGAACTGGCCTGGAAAGTGATGAAGGACTATTTTCAATACCAGGGAAATACCCTTATCACGGGATCAAGAGATGCGACCAGGGAATCTTTTCAAAATCAGCTGATTACAGATGGTGAAAGCTGGATGGGTATGATCAACACACGGAACAGGGCGGTACACACATACGATGATGCCATGGTTGACCGTATCATATTGAACGTTGCAGACGTCTATTACAACCTTTTTATCGATTTTGAAAAGGTCATGGAAAAATTAGCCAATGGAAAATAA
- a CDS encoding nucleotidyltransferase domain-containing protein, translating to MENKLSCFGLPSETIQKIHGVFKSYPEIEQVCIYGSRAKGNYHPGSDIDLVIMDDLIKNSRLNKLEIDLDDLLLPYKLDLTVFRKIQNQDLIDHINRVGILFYTKFI from the coding sequence ATGGAAAATAAACTTTCCTGCTTCGGATTACCTTCAGAGACCATTCAAAAAATTCATGGTGTGTTTAAATCCTATCCTGAAATTGAACAGGTTTGTATTTACGGTTCCCGTGCCAAAGGCAATTATCATCCCGGTTCTGATATTGATCTGGTTATCATGGACGACCTTATAAAGAATTCCCGATTGAATAAACTGGAGATAGATCTTGATGATCTTCTACTGCCCTATAAACTGGATCTTACAGTATTCCGGAAAATTCAAAACCAGGATCTTATTGATCACATTAACCGGGTCGGTATTCTTTTTTATACCAAATTTATCTAA
- a CDS encoding glycosyltransferase codes for MLTGKTILCFASGYDAPPTSKHHVMHLLAEQNIVLWINYHASRTPTTSSSDLLYMLKKLIEILKGLKNPRKNLFVLTPLVIPLPNSGLARKLNRFLLISQIRLALKKIRKGSVQVWSFTPDIAYALGLFDEEKVVYYCVDDHAAFSGYDTVQVLKDEEELCRKSDLVITTSMVLQEKKKGWNPNTVLVTHGVDFHHFNRAVTENLPCPQELQNIPHPRLGFFGLIRDWVDVDLLWQIAKKRPAWHFVLIGDADSSINLGKYKETTNMHFLGRKPYQDLPHFCCHLDLGLIPFKINELTHAVNPIKLREYLSAGLPVVSTPMPEVKKYEHLVKIADTPMAMEKAISDLLDFENSDEKRDARISAMSKETWQAKLDLINQSL; via the coding sequence ATGTTAACTGGAAAAACCATTCTTTGCTTTGCTTCTGGATATGATGCCCCGCCCACCAGCAAGCACCATGTCATGCACCTGCTGGCTGAACAAAATATTGTGCTTTGGATAAACTACCATGCCTCCCGAACGCCTACAACCAGCTCTTCCGACCTTCTGTATATGCTAAAAAAGCTGATAGAGATCCTCAAAGGCCTGAAAAATCCCAGGAAAAATCTTTTTGTTTTAACTCCTCTGGTCATCCCATTGCCCAATTCCGGTTTGGCCAGGAAACTTAACCGATTTTTACTGATTTCTCAGATCAGGCTGGCTCTTAAAAAGATTCGGAAAGGGTCGGTTCAGGTCTGGTCCTTTACCCCTGACATTGCTTATGCTCTGGGTCTGTTCGATGAAGAAAAAGTGGTTTATTATTGCGTGGATGACCATGCCGCCTTTTCCGGATACGATACTGTTCAAGTTTTAAAAGATGAGGAAGAACTCTGCCGAAAATCAGACCTGGTTATCACCACTTCCATGGTGTTGCAGGAAAAGAAAAAAGGGTGGAACCCCAATACCGTCCTTGTTACCCACGGCGTGGATTTCCACCATTTCAACCGTGCGGTAACGGAAAACCTACCCTGCCCCCAAGAACTGCAAAATATACCACACCCCCGCCTGGGATTCTTCGGCCTGATCCGAGACTGGGTAGATGTAGATCTGCTTTGGCAGATAGCGAAAAAAAGACCGGCGTGGCATTTCGTGCTGATCGGAGATGCCGACTCCAGTATAAATCTCGGCAAATACAAAGAAACCACCAACATGCACTTTCTCGGTCGGAAACCATACCAGGATCTGCCGCACTTCTGCTGTCATCTCGACCTTGGCCTTATTCCATTCAAGATCAATGAATTAACCCATGCTGTGAATCCCATAAAACTGCGCGAGTACCTGTCGGCCGGCTTGCCGGTGGTTTCAACCCCTATGCCGGAGGTTAAAAAATATGAACATTTGGTAAAGATTGCAGACACGCCCATGGCAATGGAAAAGGCCATCTCCGATTTGCTTGATTTCGAAAATTCCGATGAAAAACGGGATGCACGTATATCGGCCATGTCAAAAGAAACGTGGCAGGCAAAGCTGGATTTGATTAATCAGTCTCTTTAA
- the wecB gene encoding non-hydrolyzing UDP-N-acetylglucosamine 2-epimerase — protein sequence MIKIMLIAGARPNFMKIAPIARSFDKTNEIEYKILHTGQHYDQNMSDIFFEELGIRNPDYHLGSGGGTHAQQTAKIMVEFEAICEKDRPDLVVVVGDVNSTLACSIVAKKMHIKVAHVEAGLRSFDLTMPEEINRMVTDSISDLFFVTEEQGMVNLKKEGKPDSAVHFVGHVMIDNLYYQLSKLEKMPSETFKTTEYKQQHTRYGVVTLHRPSNVDDKNTLEAVIDSLSSISRTLPLIFPIHPRTRKNLETFGIKPAENITLTDPLSYMEFLNLWKDSVVALTDSGGLQEETTALGVPCLTLRKNTERPITVTQGTNELVGTSKKKLMVNFEKIMAGNWKTGRKPDLWDGRAAERITDIILAP from the coding sequence ATGATTAAAATTATGCTGATTGCCGGGGCCCGTCCCAATTTTATGAAAATTGCGCCCATTGCCCGATCTTTTGATAAAACCAATGAAATTGAATATAAGATTCTGCATACAGGTCAACATTATGACCAGAACATGAGTGATATCTTTTTTGAAGAGCTTGGTATCAGAAACCCGGATTATCATCTGGGTTCCGGTGGTGGGACCCATGCGCAGCAGACGGCTAAAATTATGGTGGAGTTTGAAGCCATATGTGAAAAGGACCGCCCCGATTTAGTTGTGGTCGTCGGGGATGTGAATTCAACCCTGGCCTGCTCCATTGTTGCCAAGAAGATGCATATTAAAGTGGCCCATGTTGAAGCCGGTCTGCGCAGTTTTGATCTTACCATGCCTGAGGAAATCAATCGCATGGTCACAGATTCAATTTCCGATCTTTTTTTTGTCACTGAAGAACAGGGGATGGTCAATCTCAAGAAAGAGGGCAAACCTGATTCAGCAGTTCACTTTGTCGGGCATGTAATGATTGATAATTTGTATTATCAACTCTCAAAACTGGAAAAAATGCCTTCGGAAACATTTAAAACAACTGAATATAAACAGCAGCATACCAGATATGGTGTAGTAACGCTTCACCGGCCTTCAAATGTCGATGATAAAAATACCCTGGAAGCGGTGATTGATTCCCTGTCCAGCATCTCCAGGACGCTTCCTTTAATTTTCCCGATTCATCCAAGAACACGGAAAAACCTTGAAACGTTTGGTATCAAACCGGCAGAAAACATCACCCTTACAGATCCGTTGTCCTATATGGAATTTCTAAATCTCTGGAAAGATTCCGTAGTTGCGTTGACGGATTCCGGCGGGCTTCAGGAAGAGACAACCGCTCTTGGGGTTCCCTGCCTCACCTTAAGAAAAAATACGGAAAGACCCATTACGGTTACCCAAGGCACCAACGAACTGGTTGGAACCTCAAAAAAAAAATTGATGGTTAATTTTGAAAAAATCATGGCAGGCAACTGGAAAACCGGTAGGAAACCCGATTTGTGGGATGGCCGGGCCGCCGAAAGGATTACGGATATCATCCTGGCTCCCTGA
- a CDS encoding nucleotidyltransferase substrate binding protein, which produces MKGLKKATDHFAEALQEPESSIVMDATIQRFEFTYELMWKTLKIFLEDIHGIRAVSPRLVFKEAYALSIIEQEDIF; this is translated from the coding sequence ATGAAGGGTTTAAAAAAGGCGACCGATCATTTCGCAGAAGCGCTTCAGGAACCGGAATCCTCCATTGTTATGGATGCCACCATCCAGCGGTTTGAATTCACATATGAATTGATGTGGAAAACACTGAAAATTTTCTTAGAGGATATCCATGGAATTCGAGCGGTCTCCCCGAGACTCGTTTTCAAGGAAGCCTATGCCCTTTCAATTATCGAACAGGAGGATATTTTTTAA
- a CDS encoding type II toxin-antitoxin system VapC family toxin, which produces MNVIINNEDTVSVSAISCFEVAWLFQHKRINLHCKIHDWFDKALAGSGIELIPITPGIATQAVQLPEHHSDPQDRIIIATAIVLQARLMSRDQKFKKYDELKDVLI; this is translated from the coding sequence ATGAATGTCATCATCAATAACGAAGATACCGTATCCGTATCAGCGATAAGTTGCTTCGAGGTAGCTTGGCTTTTTCAACATAAACGTATTAATCTTCATTGTAAAATTCATGACTGGTTTGACAAGGCGCTTGCCGGATCGGGAATTGAATTGATACCCATTACCCCGGGAATTGCCACACAAGCCGTACAACTACCGGAGCATCATAGCGATCCGCAAGATAGAATTATCATAGCAACAGCTATTGTCTTACAAGCAAGGCTCATGTCTCGAGACCAAAAGTTTAAAAAATACGACGAACTGAAAGACGTCCTAATATAA
- a CDS encoding HEPN domain-containing protein → MTYSKENFDSANVLLKNSLFNPCLQNVQQSVEKALKTLLIEKGARLKKTHEILELKKNLEMLNIQVDISDENCDFLNSIYLPSKYPLGSVIPDFNPDESILYRSDNHSKKCN, encoded by the coding sequence TTGACATATTCTAAAGAGAATTTTGATTCCGCTAATGTGCTTTTGAAAAACAGCCTTTTTAATCCATGTCTTCAAAATGTGCAGCAGTCAGTTGAAAAAGCACTAAAAACGTTACTAATCGAAAAAGGAGCGCGACTGAAAAAAACTCATGAGATTCTTGAGCTTAAAAAGAATCTGGAAATGCTGAACATACAAGTCGATATTTCAGATGAAAATTGCGATTTTTTGAATTCCATATATTTGCCGTCAAAGTATCCGTTGGGCAGTGTAATACCAGACTTTAATCCTGATGAAAGCATTTTGTATAGAAGCGATAACCATAGCAAGAAATGTAATTAA
- the hepT gene encoding type VII toxin-antitoxin system HepT family RNase toxin: protein MERVIQKIGRINEYMKIIDMLKYERDVKFDKDPIYRGAMLHYLYLLTDTCIALAEMVIKKKNLRIPQSYAEAFDILGESGVLDSEFAYSFAKIAGFRNFLAHDYETIDSGIICTKILASLTDIHSYIRQIQKSCDLK, encoded by the coding sequence GTGGAAAGGGTTATTCAAAAAATTGGGCGGATCAATGAATATATGAAGATCATCGACATGCTTAAATATGAGCGTGACGTAAAATTTGATAAGGACCCAATTTACAGGGGAGCAATGCTTCATTATTTGTATTTATTGACAGACACCTGCATAGCACTTGCTGAAATGGTGATAAAAAAAAAGAACTTGAGAATCCCCCAATCATATGCAGAGGCCTTTGATATACTCGGAGAAAGCGGGGTGCTTGACTCTGAGTTTGCATATTCTTTTGCAAAAATTGCCGGATTCCGTAATTTTCTTGCCCATGATTATGAGACCATTGATTCCGGTATTATCTGTACCAAAATACTTGCCAGCCTGACCGATATACATAGCTATATCCGGCAAATTCAAAAAAGCTGCGATCTGAAATGA
- a CDS encoding tetratricopeptide repeat protein — MVLFLKRCLHLVLFMVLVSAFLTAIDLQISSAVTVSQKVHFLLTKAEDYSKNKGRHDLALMICNKAIKLQPSNSEGYYRRAFVLGRMGDYFNAIKNFSLVIKKDEKNPKLKYPSARKFRGDCFMGLGYMQNAVDDYSAMLKRSHKSDKSGKIWFYMAEALSLMNKKKLSLQAIENGCATGSHWCAKMKLLQKKILTGKKIIPHKPLSN, encoded by the coding sequence ATGGTATTGTTTTTGAAAAGATGTTTGCATTTAGTCCTTTTCATGGTTCTTGTGTCTGCTTTTTTGACTGCAATTGATTTACAAATAAGCTCGGCTGTTACAGTATCACAAAAGGTTCACTTTCTTTTAACTAAGGCCGAGGATTACAGTAAAAATAAAGGCAGGCATGATCTTGCTTTAATGATTTGTAATAAAGCCATAAAACTCCAACCTTCTAATTCAGAAGGTTACTATAGGCGTGCATTTGTGTTGGGTCGTATGGGGGATTATTTCAACGCTATTAAAAACTTTTCCTTGGTTATAAAAAAAGATGAAAAAAATCCAAAATTAAAATATCCTTCGGCTAGAAAATTTAGGGGAGATTGTTTTATGGGCTTGGGATATATGCAAAATGCAGTTGATGATTATTCAGCCATGTTGAAGCGAAGTCACAAAAGCGATAAGTCAGGGAAAATATGGTTTTATATGGCAGAAGCGTTATCGCTTATGAATAAAAAAAAATTGAGTCTACAAGCAATAGAAAATGGCTGCGCAACAGGATCTCATTGGTGTGCAAAAATGAAACTATTACAAAAAAAAATTTTAACAGGTAAAAAAATTATCCCTCATAAACCACTTTCAAATTAG
- the mntA gene encoding type VII toxin-antitoxin system MntA family adenylyltransferase antitoxin: MTEDKKMIENLKKIFHELQHYFIFVYLFGSLARKDHTESSDLDIAVYVEENIKQDYFDIKSELYLQLSRALKINRIDIVVMNQCQNLMLLNNIITHGQLIYEKDQSARIEYEQKISHNAIDFKHQRKRVMGV, encoded by the coding sequence ATGACTGAAGATAAAAAAATGATAGAAAACTTAAAAAAGATATTTCATGAACTGCAACATTATTTCATATTTGTTTATCTTTTTGGATCCCTTGCCCGGAAAGACCATACCGAATCAAGTGATCTTGATATCGCCGTTTATGTAGAAGAAAACATAAAACAGGATTATTTCGATATAAAGTCAGAGCTTTACCTTCAACTGAGCAGAGCATTGAAAATAAACCGTATCGATATAGTTGTCATGAACCAATGTCAGAACCTTATGCTCCTGAACAATATCATCACCCATGGACAATTAATTTACGAAAAAGATCAATCCGCAAGAATAGAGTACGAACAAAAAATTTCCCACAATGCTATTGATTTCAAACATCAAAGAAAGAGGGTGATGGGGGTATAG
- a CDS encoding GNAT family N-acetyltransferase — translation MGWPGRRKDYGYHPGSLMRFHLTIKAATVSDKEAWDNYVLSHSNGIAYQLFAWKEAVEKAYKFETCYLMARDNRRIKGVLPLIIFKLPFSKKKLISLPYCDAGGPLADDTLIESALFQKSLEIAQSAKVSIRSTRPFSGLPSETTINQQKARMLLNLPDGSDLLLAGLKAKVRSQVKKAHKNGLTSTLGFLDLLSDFYSVFSENMRDLGSPVHSRKWIHAILKCYGNRAHVAVVYTSSGEPAAAGMILCHPRVVSIPWASSLRRFNKLNPNMMLYWTFLKFAADNGYPAFDFGRSTPDEGTFRFKRQWGAYPEYLHWADFKQARQLSVPGSSISRNRRLAESFIMHLPVCAATALGTAVRKYIPL, via the coding sequence GTGGGATGGCCGGGCCGCCGAAAGGATTACGGATATCATCCTGGCTCCCTGATGAGGTTTCATTTAACAATAAAGGCAGCGACGGTTTCAGATAAAGAGGCTTGGGATAATTATGTTCTTTCCCATTCAAACGGTATTGCCTACCAGCTTTTCGCATGGAAAGAAGCCGTTGAAAAAGCCTATAAATTCGAGACCTGTTACCTTATGGCGCGGGACAACCGCCGGATAAAAGGCGTTTTACCGCTGATAATTTTCAAATTGCCTTTTTCTAAAAAGAAACTGATATCCCTGCCCTACTGTGATGCAGGAGGACCTTTGGCAGATGACACCTTAATTGAAAGCGCATTATTTCAAAAATCATTAGAGATAGCTCAGTCCGCTAAGGTGTCCATAAGATCCACCAGGCCATTTTCAGGTCTCCCTTCGGAAACGACGATCAATCAGCAAAAGGCAAGAATGCTTCTTAACCTTCCTGATGGTTCAGATCTACTTCTTGCCGGGTTAAAGGCAAAAGTTCGCAGCCAGGTAAAAAAAGCACACAAAAACGGCCTGACATCAACCCTGGGATTTTTGGATTTACTGTCTGATTTTTATTCGGTTTTTTCCGAAAATATGAGGGATCTGGGGTCTCCGGTCCACAGCAGAAAATGGATACATGCCATTCTCAAATGTTACGGAAACCGGGCACATGTTGCCGTTGTTTACACCTCGTCCGGGGAGCCGGCCGCTGCCGGAATGATCCTGTGCCATCCCAGGGTCGTGTCCATCCCATGGGCTTCTTCCCTGCGTCGGTTCAACAAACTTAATCCCAACATGATGCTTTACTGGACTTTTTTAAAGTTTGCTGCAGACAATGGTTATCCGGCCTTTGATTTTGGCAGATCCACGCCTGATGAGGGTACCTTTCGTTTTAAAAGACAATGGGGTGCCTATCCGGAATATCTTCATTGGGCCGATTTTAAACAGGCCCGCCAACTATCGGTTCCCGGTTCTTCTATTTCAAGAAATAGAAGACTTGCTGAATCTTTTATCATGCACCTGCCCGTCTGTGCCGCGACAGCCTTGGGAACAGCGGTCAGAAAATATATCCCTTTATGA
- a CDS encoding nucleotidyltransferase domain-containing protein, translated as MKPDGSGLNRFSRKPVKSFRPFFHCEKPLRDSKMKIEKILKQVAKIISSKIEGNYQLFLFGSRAREIHDEKSDIDIGILTDSQISGKN; from the coding sequence ATGAAGCCAGACGGCTCGGGTTTGAACCGATTTTCCAGGAAACCGGTGAAGAGTTTCAGGCCATTCTTCCACTGCGAAAAGCCTTTGCGTGATAGCAAAATGAAAATTGAAAAAATCCTGAAACAAGTAGCAAAAATAATCAGCAGTAAAATAGAGGGGAACTATCAACTGTTTCTATTCGGGTCCCGCGCAAGAGAAATACACGATGAAAAATCCGATATCGATATCGGGATACTTACTGATTCACAGATTTCAGGAAAAAATTAG
- a CDS encoding TIGR03087 family PEP-CTERM/XrtA system glycosyltransferase yields the protein MKILYLAHRVPYPPNKGDKIRTFNEIKSLGQNHDIDLLALADDPNDLPHKKNLENYCNRVKLFGLNIWKSKIFSLIGLAIPSRPLSVSYFYNKKLQTCLDQWMTEKTYDAILCFSSPMAEYLFRCPVLKETLNPCKPLSNGSRPVLIMDFCDVDSQKWHQYAANSRFPLNLVYGVESRRLLEYEKKINRLFHHSVFVSTHEVDVFINLNKKAQNLTAIPNGVDHDYFSLDARFESVPLRETEGQKVLVFTGAMDYYANVEGVSWFCRKIFPRIRSEHPDVLFYIVGSNPGPEVKALENQQGVRVTGFVDDIRPYYRGADVCVIPLRIAAGVQNKVLEAIAMARPVVTTGKALEGIKGKPDVHVLIEDDPKHFADKVVQLLNSKEKGTVLAGNARDFILENYNWQTNITALERLLPLEPAAN from the coding sequence ATGAAGATTCTCTATCTGGCCCACAGGGTTCCCTATCCTCCGAATAAAGGAGATAAAATTCGGACATTTAATGAAATCAAGAGCCTGGGCCAAAACCATGATATTGATTTGCTTGCATTGGCAGATGATCCAAACGATCTACCCCATAAAAAAAACCTGGAAAACTATTGCAACAGAGTTAAGCTATTTGGTCTGAATATCTGGAAATCCAAGATATTCAGCTTGATCGGCCTGGCAATCCCGTCCAGGCCGTTGTCTGTCTCGTATTTTTATAACAAAAAGCTTCAGACCTGCCTGGATCAATGGATGACCGAGAAGACTTACGATGCCATTCTCTGCTTTTCATCCCCCATGGCGGAATATCTGTTTCGTTGCCCAGTGCTCAAAGAAACGCTTAACCCGTGCAAGCCTCTGTCAAACGGCTCACGGCCGGTCCTTATCATGGATTTTTGTGATGTGGACTCCCAAAAGTGGCATCAATATGCTGCAAACAGCCGTTTCCCACTGAATCTGGTTTATGGTGTTGAAAGTCGGCGTCTTTTAGAATACGAAAAAAAAATCAATCGTTTATTCCATCATTCTGTCTTTGTCTCAACCCATGAGGTTGATGTATTCATCAACCTGAATAAAAAGGCCCAAAACCTGACAGCCATTCCTAATGGGGTGGATCATGATTATTTCTCTCTGGATGCCCGGTTTGAATCTGTTCCGCTCAGGGAAACAGAGGGGCAGAAGGTTCTGGTTTTTACCGGGGCCATGGATTATTACGCAAACGTGGAAGGCGTTTCCTGGTTTTGCCGAAAAATTTTTCCCAGAATAAGATCAGAACATCCGGATGTTCTGTTTTATATCGTAGGCAGCAATCCGGGTCCGGAGGTTAAAGCCCTGGAAAATCAGCAAGGGGTCCGGGTAACCGGGTTTGTGGACGACATCCGGCCCTATTACCGGGGGGCAGATGTCTGCGTCATCCCTTTGCGTATTGCTGCAGGTGTCCAGAACAAGGTTTTGGAAGCCATTGCCATGGCCCGCCCGGTTGTCACTACTGGGAAAGCGCTTGAAGGGATCAAGGGAAAACCTGACGTACATGTCCTGATCGAAGATGATCCAAAACATTTTGCCGATAAAGTTGTTCAATTGCTGAACAGTAAAGAAAAAGGAACGGTTTTAGCCGGTAATGCCCGGGATTTTATTCTTGAAAATTATAACTGGCAGACTAATATAACGGCTCTGGAACGTCTACTCCCATTGGAACCTGCGGCCAATTGA